ATTGGAGGGCGGTCGACGCCGCCGATCGCAAGCGCTTGGCGGCCCTTCTTCCGGTCGGCGCCATCGAGGCCCACGGTCCTCACTTGCCCCTCGAGACGGATGGTCTGATCGCCGCCGCGATGGTGCGGGACGGGGCCCGGCGGCTGGTTGCCGGAAACGCCTGGCAACCCTGGATCCTGCCCCCCATCGACTACAGCGCGGCACCCTTCGCGGCCGCCTTTCCGGGCACCATCTCGGTGCGGCCGGCAACGGTCACGGCGCTGCTGATCGATATCGGCGAGTCGTTGGCGGCTCAAGGGGTCGGCCTCCTGGCCATCGCCAGCGCCCACTTCGATCCCGCCAATCTGGGGGCGATCGAGCAGGCCGTGGAGCATCTGAAGCAGAGCACCCCCCTGGCGGTGGTGTTTCCCAACCTCACCCGCAAGCCTTGGGCGCTGCGCCTGACGGACGAGTTCAAGAGCGGTGCTTGCCACGCCGGCCAATATGAGAGCTCGGTGGTGATGGCGGTACGCCCGGAGCTGGTCGACGACCACCGGCGCCGCTCCCTGGAGCCCAACTGGCGATCCCTGTCCGAGGCCATCCACCAGGGTCTCGACAGCTTCGCCGCCGCCGGCGGCGCGCAGGC
This Acidobacteriota bacterium DNA region includes the following protein-coding sequences:
- a CDS encoding creatininase family protein encodes the protein MSQPPQLWAESNWRAVDAADRKRLAALLPVGAIEAHGPHLPLETDGLIAAAMVRDGARRLVAGNAWQPWILPPIDYSAAPFAAAFPGTISVRPATVTALLIDIGESLAAQGVGLLAIASAHFDPANLGAIEQAVEHLKQSTPLAVVFPNLTRKPWALRLTDEFKSGACHAGQYESSVVMAVRPELVDDHRRRSLEPNWRSLSEAIHQGLDSFAAAGGAQAYFGDPAAATTDEGHSTIAVLGEILEEAIMEQSLEPSP